From one Cyanobacterium stanieri PCC 7202 genomic stretch:
- a CDS encoding hypothetical protein (KEGG: cyc:PCC7424_5342 hypothetical protein~SPTR: Putative uncharacterized protein) codes for MSFFKPKQPILQRKPLSRESDDFDAMRPWRFDPYPWLPLCGVYTCIDQSMVLWGLISGLIFLVAQFCPFSWVDQAIAWSILTVVGSGIMIVLTYGWTVIERLSWLLYTWVGLMIFGVAMTDLAIAFSWGWLLGHLCSFWLLISALGYFVTGFAMRSRAFFLATAIHGGAVFLLPYFLGWQFLFTGLVMMSNLLIFAEGHWDMILPKERFSLLQNRKKEPEITSKKAILVLDN; via the coding sequence ATGTCCTTTTTTAAACCTAAACAACCTATTCTGCAAAGAAAGCCTTTATCTAGGGAGAGTGATGATTTTGATGCTATGCGCCCTTGGCGATTTGATCCTTATCCTTGGCTTCCCTTATGTGGTGTCTATACTTGTATTGACCAGAGTATGGTGTTGTGGGGTTTGATTTCTGGGTTGATCTTTTTGGTGGCTCAATTTTGCCCTTTTAGTTGGGTGGATCAGGCGATCGCATGGTCAATCTTAACGGTGGTGGGTAGTGGTATTATGATCGTGTTAACCTATGGTTGGACAGTAATTGAGCGATTGTCATGGCTTTTATATACTTGGGTTGGTTTAATGATTTTTGGTGTGGCAATGACGGATCTGGCGATCGCCTTTAGTTGGGGTTGGTTACTGGGACATTTATGTAGTTTTTGGTTATTGATTAGTGCGCTGGGCTATTTCGTAACAGGTTTTGCCATGCGTTCACGGGCTTTTTTCCTCGCCACGGCTATCCATGGAGGAGCAGTTTTTTTATTACCTTATTTTCTTGGTTGGCAATTTTTATTTACAGGGTTAGTGATGATGAGTAACCTGTTAATATTTGCCGAAGGTCATTGGGATATGATTTTACCCAAAGAACGGTTTTCTCTACTACAAAACAGAAAAAAAGAACCCGAAATAACCTCCAAAAAAGCTATTTTAGTTCTTGATAATTAG
- a CDS encoding hypothetical protein (KEGG: mar:MAE_14840 hypothetical protein~SPTR: Putative uncharacterized protein): MVVKSVSVAKAESVKSTDWSPVCHITYNRDSWVKLNKPVSEYSQSEALLLCEESAGVWVSWVPEYGEVILDKSDFYC; encoded by the coding sequence ATGGTTGTAAAATCAGTATCTGTTGCAAAGGCAGAAAGTGTAAAATCTACTGATTGGAGTCCTGTTTGCCATATTACTTATAATCGTGATTCTTGGGTTAAGTTAAACAAACCTGTGAGTGAATATAGCCAAAGTGAAGCATTGTTATTATGTGAGGAATCGGCTGGGGTTTGGGTTTCTTGGGTTCCTGAGTATGGGGAAGTAATTTTAGATAAAAGTGATTTTTATTGTTAA
- a CDS encoding glycogen/starch/alpha-glucan phosphorylase (PFAM: Carbohydrate phosphorylase~TIGRFAM: glycogen/starch/alpha-glucan phosphorylases~COGs: COG0058 Glucan phosphorylase~InterPro IPR000811:IPR011833~KEGG: cyc:PCC7424_5031 glycogen/starch/alpha-glucan phosphorylase~PFAM: glycosyl transferase family 35~SPTR: Phosphorylase;~TIGRFAM: glycogen/starch/alpha-glucan phosphorylase) has protein sequence MVDTTISKPNLKLEENRTGMSPETLKQAFLDNLFYIQGVNQKKASKYDYYVALAYTIRDRILHRFLKTIETYRENNTKTVCYLSAEFLMGRHLGNNLVNLDIYKEVEQVIQELDLDLEELLEEEPDPGLGNGGLGRLAACFLDSLASLEIPAIGYGIRYEFGIFHQLIRDGWQAEVPDNWLRFGNPWEIPRPNETIEVKLGGYTQPYCDSKGHCRVSWIPDRTVVAIPHDTPVPGFKTNTVNPLRLWKAEASEEFNFEAFNAGNYDRAVEEKINSETISKVLYPNDNTPAGRELRLAQQYFFVAASLQDLVKRHLSRNETLDNFHEKVAIQLNDTHPAVAVAELMRLLVDEHAMDWDKSWYITQKTLAYTNHTLLPEALEKWSVSLFKKLLPRHLEIIFEINHRFLEDVRTWYPDNEELLEQVSLIEEGAEQKVRMAHLACVGSHAINGVAALHTELLQKETLRAFAFLWPEKFYNKTNGVTPRRWILLSNPELSKLVTEKVGDGWLKDLTMMKGLEKYVDDKEFGERWRAIKKANKQRLAEYIFRKQGIEINVDSIFDVQVKRIHEYKRQHLAVLNIIALYNKIKENPDVEIVPRTFIFGGKAAPGYFMAKLVIKLINSVADVVNKDPDVRGRIKVVFLPNFNVSLGQRIYPAADLSEQISTAGKEASGTGNMKFAMNGALTIGTLDGANIEIREEAGAENFFLFGLTAEEVSEYKANDYDPMDYYEENPELAQVVNRIRDGYFSHGNRDLFKPIVDYLLYNDQYMLMADFAAYVDCQNKVAEAYKDQEKWTRMSILNSARMAKFSSDRTIREYCKEIWDVDAVNIDLG, from the coding sequence ATGGTAGATACAACAATCAGTAAACCTAATCTTAAATTAGAAGAAAATCGCACTGGCATGAGTCCAGAAACCCTGAAACAGGCGTTTTTGGATAACCTCTTCTATATCCAAGGAGTCAACCAAAAAAAAGCATCTAAGTATGACTACTACGTAGCCCTTGCCTACACCATCAGAGATAGGATTTTGCACCGTTTTCTCAAAACCATCGAAACCTATCGAGAAAACAACACCAAAACAGTATGTTACCTATCCGCCGAATTTCTCATGGGTAGACACCTAGGCAACAACTTAGTTAACTTAGACATCTACAAAGAAGTAGAACAAGTCATCCAAGAATTAGACCTAGATTTAGAAGAACTATTAGAAGAAGAACCTGACCCCGGACTCGGTAACGGTGGTTTAGGAAGACTAGCCGCTTGTTTCCTCGACTCCCTCGCCAGTTTAGAAATACCGGCCATTGGTTACGGTATCCGTTATGAATTTGGTATTTTCCACCAACTCATTAGGGATGGTTGGCAGGCAGAAGTACCCGACAACTGGCTCAGATTTGGCAACCCTTGGGAAATTCCTCGCCCCAACGAAACCATCGAGGTAAAATTGGGAGGCTATACCCAGCCCTACTGCGACTCAAAAGGTCATTGTCGAGTATCTTGGATACCCGATCGCACCGTAGTTGCCATCCCCCACGATACCCCTGTACCCGGCTTTAAAACCAACACCGTAAACCCTCTACGACTCTGGAAAGCAGAAGCTAGTGAAGAGTTTAACTTTGAAGCCTTTAACGCAGGAAACTATGACCGTGCGGTAGAGGAAAAAATCAACTCCGAAACCATCTCCAAAGTTTTATATCCCAACGACAACACCCCCGCAGGGAGAGAATTAAGACTTGCTCAACAATACTTCTTTGTTGCCGCTTCCCTCCAAGACTTAGTCAAACGTCATTTGAGCAGAAACGAAACCCTCGACAACTTCCATGAAAAAGTCGCCATCCAACTCAACGACACTCACCCCGCCGTTGCCGTTGCTGAATTAATGCGTCTATTGGTGGATGAACACGCCATGGATTGGGATAAATCTTGGTATATCACCCAAAAAACCCTCGCCTATACTAACCATACCCTCTTGCCCGAAGCATTGGAAAAATGGTCAGTAAGTCTGTTCAAAAAACTTCTACCCCGTCACCTCGAAATCATCTTTGAAATTAACCATCGTTTCCTCGAAGATGTACGCACATGGTATCCCGACAACGAGGAATTACTAGAACAAGTATCCCTCATCGAAGAAGGTGCCGAGCAAAAAGTGCGTATGGCACATCTGGCCTGTGTGGGTAGTCATGCCATTAATGGGGTTGCCGCACTCCATACCGAGTTATTACAAAAAGAAACCCTCCGCGCCTTTGCTTTCCTCTGGCCCGAAAAATTCTACAACAAAACCAATGGAGTAACTCCCCGTCGTTGGATTTTGCTCAGTAACCCCGAACTTTCTAAACTCGTCACCGAAAAAGTGGGTGATGGTTGGTTAAAAGATTTAACCATGATGAAAGGTTTAGAAAAGTATGTGGATGACAAGGAATTTGGTGAGCGTTGGCGCGCCATCAAAAAAGCTAATAAGCAACGTCTTGCAGAATATATCTTCCGCAAACAGGGCATCGAGATTAACGTTGATTCCATCTTTGATGTACAGGTAAAACGTATCCACGAATATAAACGTCAACATTTAGCAGTGTTGAATATCATCGCCTTATATAACAAAATTAAGGAAAATCCTGATGTGGAAATTGTACCCCGTACCTTTATCTTTGGTGGTAAAGCTGCCCCCGGTTACTTCATGGCGAAATTAGTCATCAAATTAATCAATAGTGTAGCGGATGTCGTTAACAAAGATCCTGATGTGCGTGGCAGAATTAAAGTGGTATTCTTACCTAACTTTAATGTTTCCCTCGGACAAAGAATTTACCCTGCTGCGGATTTATCCGAACAAATTTCCACCGCAGGAAAAGAGGCATCGGGTACTGGTAATATGAAGTTTGCCATGAATGGTGCTTTAACCATCGGTACTTTGGATGGTGCTAACATCGAAATTCGGGAAGAAGCGGGTGCTGAAAACTTCTTTTTGTTTGGTTTGACTGCCGAAGAGGTTTCCGAATACAAGGCAAATGATTATGATCCTATGGATTATTATGAGGAAAATCCTGAGTTAGCCCAAGTGGTTAATCGCATTCGTGATGGTTACTTTAGCCATGGTAATCGTGACTTGTTTAAGCCTATCGTTGATTATTTACTTTATAATGATCAATATATGTTGATGGCTGATTTTGCTGCCTATGTTGATTGTCAAAATAAGGTTGCCGAGGCTTATAAAGATCAGGAAAAATGGACAAGAATGTCTATCCTCAACAGCGCTCGTATGGCTAAGTTTTCTAGCGATCGCACCATCAGAGAGTATTGTAAAGAAATCTGGGATGTGGATGCTGTTAACATCGATTTAGGATAG